Proteins encoded by one window of uncultured Celeribacter sp.:
- a CDS encoding flavin reductase family protein, giving the protein MYYRPSDGHNLPHNPFNAIVSPRPIGWISTRASSGHENLAPYSFFNAVAYVPPQVMFASIGSKDTLRNLRETGEFCVNLVGADQIAVMNASSAALEFEEDELTQSGALRAPCREIACSRVEDAPASLECKMTQIVQLAGKDNHVVFGEVVGIHIRPDLIVDGRFDVVKARMLSRLGYRDYAEVTKVFELTRPND; this is encoded by the coding sequence ATGTATTACCGCCCCAGCGATGGTCACAACCTGCCGCATAACCCGTTCAACGCCATCGTATCGCCGCGCCCCATTGGCTGGATTTCGACACGCGCCTCGTCCGGACATGAAAACCTTGCGCCCTACTCGTTTTTCAACGCAGTCGCCTATGTGCCGCCGCAGGTGATGTTTGCCTCGATCGGCTCGAAAGACACGCTGCGCAATCTGCGTGAGACCGGCGAGTTTTGCGTCAACCTGGTGGGCGCCGACCAGATCGCGGTGATGAATGCCTCCTCTGCCGCACTTGAATTCGAGGAAGACGAGCTCACCCAATCCGGCGCGCTGCGTGCGCCCTGTCGTGAGATTGCCTGTTCGCGGGTCGAGGATGCGCCGGCCTCCTTAGAATGCAAGATGACCCAGATCGTACAGCTCGCAGGCAAGGACAATCACGTGGTCTTTGGCGAAGTCGTCGGCATCCACATCCGCCCTGACCTGATTGTGGACGGGCGGTTCGATGTGGTGAAAGCCCGCATGCTGTCGCGTCTGGGCTATCGCGATTACGCCGAGGTCACGAAAGTTTTTGAACTGACGCGTCCGAATGACTGA
- a CDS encoding SulP family inorganic anion transporter, which translates to MIQSALASFAKNLSISGTTSTKLTPAQAKTDVLSGLTVALALVPEAVAFAFVAHVHPLVGLYAAFIMGLVTAVFGGRPGMISGATGAIAVVFVSLVVEHGVEYLFATVVLMGILQILAGIFRLGKFIRLVPHPVMLGFVNGLAIVIFLAQLTQFKVPGTDNYMTGMPLIIMLGLVGLTMAVVHFLPKVTNIIPAPLAGILITAVVVIAFGIDVPRVGDMAQIKGGLPTFHIPSVPMFESMDSFLATLKIILPYALIAAAVGLIESLLTLNLVGEIKGERGGVSQECLAQGAGNVISGFFGSMGGCAMIGQSMINVKSGGRTRLAGITAALFLLLFIVVASPLIEQIPLAALVGVMFMVVIGTFAWNSFNVMRKVPRVDAFVIVLVTVVTVLEDLAVAVVVGVIVSALAYAWQNASRIHAKTYESPEGAKVYQIQGPLFFGSAEGFLEMFDPANDPSMVIVDFADSRVADQSALNAIESLAAKYEALGKEIQLRHLSRDCHRLLSNAGHLMVDSDDDPDYQIATDYVVRTGVLGGH; encoded by the coding sequence GTGATCCAATCCGCACTCGCGTCTTTCGCGAAGAACCTGTCTATTTCCGGAACCACATCGACCAAACTGACGCCCGCGCAGGCGAAAACCGATGTGCTTTCGGGCCTCACCGTGGCCTTGGCGCTGGTGCCCGAAGCCGTGGCCTTTGCTTTCGTGGCGCATGTCCACCCGCTTGTGGGGCTTTACGCCGCCTTCATCATGGGGCTTGTGACCGCCGTCTTCGGTGGGCGTCCGGGGATGATCTCTGGCGCGACCGGGGCCATCGCCGTGGTGTTCGTCTCTCTCGTGGTCGAACATGGCGTCGAATACCTCTTTGCCACCGTCGTCCTCATGGGCATTCTGCAAATCCTTGCTGGCATTTTCCGCCTCGGCAAGTTCATCCGCCTCGTGCCGCATCCGGTGATGTTGGGATTTGTGAACGGGCTGGCGATCGTCATTTTCCTCGCCCAGCTCACGCAGTTCAAAGTGCCCGGCACTGACAACTATATGACCGGCATGCCTTTGATCATCATGCTCGGGCTTGTCGGCTTGACCATGGCCGTGGTGCATTTCCTGCCGAAAGTCACGAATATCATCCCGGCGCCGCTCGCGGGCATTCTGATCACCGCCGTGGTGGTGATCGCCTTTGGCATCGACGTGCCGCGCGTTGGTGATATGGCGCAGATCAAGGGCGGTCTTCCGACCTTCCACATCCCGTCCGTGCCGATGTTCGAGAGCATGGACAGTTTCCTCGCGACGCTGAAAATCATCCTGCCTTATGCGCTGATCGCGGCGGCTGTGGGCCTCATTGAGAGCCTTCTGACGCTCAACCTCGTGGGCGAGATCAAGGGCGAACGCGGTGGCGTGTCGCAAGAATGTCTGGCGCAGGGCGCAGGCAATGTGATCTCCGGCTTCTTCGGCTCCATGGGCGGCTGCGCCATGATTGGCCAGTCGATGATCAACGTGAAATCCGGCGGGCGCACGCGTCTGGCAGGCATCACGGCAGCGCTGTTTCTTTTGCTGTTCATCGTGGTGGCCTCGCCGCTCATCGAACAAATCCCGCTCGCCGCTCTGGTGGGCGTGATGTTCATGGTGGTGATCGGCACCTTCGCGTGGAACTCCTTCAACGTGATGCGCAAAGTGCCCCGTGTGGATGCCTTCGTCATCGTGCTTGTGACTGTCGTCACCGTGCTCGAAGACCTCGCGGTCGCCGTGGTCGTGGGGGTCATCGTCTCCGCGCTGGCCTATGCCTGGCAGAACGCATCCCGCATCCACGCCAAGACCTACGAGAGCCCCGAGGGCGCGAAGGTCTACCAAATCCAGGGCCCGCTGTTCTTCGGTTCCGCCGAGGGGTTTCTTGAGATGTTTGACCCGGCGAATGATCCTTCCATGGTGATCGTCGATTTCGCCGACAGCCGCGTCGCCGATCAATCCGCGCTCAACGCCATCGAAAGCCTCGCTGCGAAATACGAAGCGCTGGGCAAGGAAATCCAGCTGCGCCATCTCAGTCGCGATTGTCACAGACTTCTGTCCAACGCCGGTCACCTGATGGTCGATAGCGACGATGATCCCGATTACCAGATCGCCACCGATTATGTCGTACGCACCGGTGTTTTGGGCGGGCACTGA
- a CDS encoding aminotransferase class IV family protein produces the protein MSGVANDSFRIIETFGYVPGQGMTRGARHLARMARTATKLDVPFDPLEAERLTAAFHAETPRRMRLTLDRAGAFDLQDAPLVPSKPVFRVQLHETRLDPADPWLAVKTTERSLYDQARAVLPEGIDEVVFLNTRGEICEGTITNVFLELGGEMLTPALSSGLLPGVLREEMLAEGRVREAVLTEADLRAATRLWVGNSLRGLIAAQLVD, from the coding sequence ATGAGCGGCGTTGCGAACGACAGTTTCCGCATCATCGAGACCTTTGGCTATGTGCCGGGGCAAGGCATGACGCGGGGGGCACGGCACCTCGCACGGATGGCGCGCACGGCGACGAAGTTGGACGTGCCGTTCGATCCGTTGGAGGCTGAGCGCCTCACAGCCGCGTTTCACGCCGAGACCCCGCGCCGGATGCGTTTGACGTTGGACCGAGCGGGAGCGTTTGACCTGCAAGACGCGCCGCTTGTCCCCTCAAAACCTGTCTTCCGCGTGCAGTTGCATGAGACCCGCCTTGACCCTGCGGACCCGTGGCTCGCGGTCAAAACGACGGAGCGCAGCCTCTACGATCAAGCCCGCGCCGTATTGCCCGAAGGCATCGACGAGGTGGTGTTTCTCAACACGCGTGGCGAGATCTGCGAAGGCACGATCACCAATGTGTTTCTGGAGCTGGGGGGCGAGATGCTGACCCCCGCCTTGTCCTCTGGTCTCCTGCCCGGAGTGCTGCGCGAAGAAATGCTGGCCGAGGGCCGTGTGCGAGAGGCGGTGTTGACCGAGGCAGACCTGCGCGCGGCGACGCGTCTCTGGGTCGGGAACTCGCTCCGGGGCCTTATTGCTGCGCAATTGGTCGATTGA
- a CDS encoding aminodeoxychorismate synthase component I yields the protein MLAKVGVSAVERCASEHAGGEMRIEFDTGPLQGGSLFQKPKETVFAHTPGEVAEAFARLERALSEGFWIAGAFSYELGYCFEPRLLPLLPETRDVPLLEVGIYEAPEPLPTRESLNKGSTDKHPLWDTTRYAEAFDAVARYIRAGDIYQANLTFPLALISDLTARALYDRLKARQPVGHGALIERPDGTAVLSRSPELFYETDGAGGITVRPMKGTVPRGATSEKDAASKEWLRGSEKNQAENLMIVDLLRNDLSRVSEVGSVKVPKLFEIESYATVHQMTSTVTARLLPDIGLYDRFRALFPCGSVTGAPKIRAMQIIHELEAGPRGHYCGSIGWAAPDGRSSFNVAIRTLEMAQGHARLHVGGGVVYDSEAQSEYDEALLKSRFADLGALS from the coding sequence GTGCTTGCCAAAGTGGGGGTGTCCGCCGTAGAACGCTGCGCGTCCGAACACGCCGGGGGTGAGATGCGGATCGAATTCGACACGGGGCCGTTGCAAGGCGGAAGCCTGTTCCAAAAGCCGAAAGAGACGGTCTTTGCCCATACCCCGGGCGAGGTCGCGGAGGCGTTTGCGCGGCTGGAGAGGGCTCTTTCCGAGGGCTTCTGGATCGCGGGCGCGTTTTCCTATGAGCTGGGCTATTGTTTCGAGCCGCGGCTTTTGCCCTTGTTGCCCGAGACGCGCGATGTGCCTTTGCTGGAAGTTGGGATTTACGAGGCGCCTGAGCCTCTCCCCACCCGAGAGAGTTTGAATAAAGGCTCCACGGACAAGCACCCCCTCTGGGACACAACGCGCTATGCGGAGGCCTTTGACGCCGTGGCGCGTTACATCCGTGCGGGAGACATCTATCAAGCGAACCTGACCTTTCCGCTGGCGCTCATCTCCGATCTCACAGCGCGCGCGCTTTATGACCGGCTCAAGGCGCGCCAGCCGGTGGGTCACGGCGCCCTGATCGAAAGGCCCGATGGCACGGCAGTGCTGTCGCGCTCGCCAGAGCTGTTCTATGAGACCGACGGGGCGGGCGGCATCACCGTGCGCCCGATGAAGGGCACCGTGCCGCGTGGTGCGACGTCTGAGAAAGATGCTGCGTCGAAAGAGTGGTTGCGCGGCTCAGAGAAAAATCAGGCCGAGAACCTGATGATCGTCGATCTTCTGCGCAATGACCTGTCGCGGGTCTCCGAGGTGGGATCGGTCAAAGTGCCGAAGCTCTTTGAGATCGAAAGCTATGCCACGGTGCATCAGATGACCTCGACCGTCACCGCGCGGTTGTTGCCGGACATCGGGCTTTATGATCGTTTCCGTGCGCTCTTCCCCTGTGGCTCTGTCACCGGCGCGCCGAAGATTCGCGCGATGCAGATCATTCATGAATTGGAGGCCGGGCCACGCGGGCATTATTGCGGCTCCATCGGCTGGGCCGCGCCGGATGGGCGGTCGTCCTTCAACGTGGCGATCCGCACGCTTGAGATGGCGCAAGGCCACGCGCGGCTGCATGTTGGCGGCGGCGTGGTCTATGACAGCGAGGCGCAGTCGGAATATGACGAGGCGCTGTTGAAATCCCGCTTTGCCGATTTGGGGGCTTTGTCATGA
- a CDS encoding S-methyl-5'-thioadenosine phosphorylase, whose protein sequence is MTEKQRVIGVMGGSGVYEIDGLEEATWQTVETPWGDPSDALLTGTLDGVKMVFLPRHGRGHVHSPSTVNYRANIDAMKQMGVTDLFSVSAVGSFREEMAPGDFVIVDQFIDRTFAREKSFFGTGCVAHVSVAHPVCERLSGIAYEAARATGVTVHKGGTYLAMEGPQFSSISESKMYRESWGCDVIGMTNMPEAKLAREAEICYASIAMVTDYDSWHPDHGAVQITDILATLKANTAHAKSLVAALPGLLGGVYAPCEHGCDRALDYAIMTAPEKRDPEVVEKLATVAGRVLNG, encoded by the coding sequence ATGACAGAGAAACAGCGTGTGATCGGCGTGATGGGCGGCTCCGGTGTCTATGAGATCGACGGGTTGGAGGAGGCCACATGGCAGACGGTTGAAACGCCGTGGGGCGATCCGTCTGACGCGCTTCTGACCGGCACGTTGGACGGCGTCAAAATGGTTTTCCTGCCCCGCCACGGGCGCGGGCATGTGCACTCGCCGTCAACCGTCAACTACCGCGCCAATATTGATGCGATGAAACAAATGGGGGTGACGGACCTGTTTTCCGTCTCCGCCGTCGGCTCGTTCCGCGAAGAGATGGCGCCCGGTGATTTCGTCATCGTCGATCAGTTCATCGACCGGACCTTTGCGCGAGAAAAATCCTTCTTCGGCACCGGCTGTGTTGCGCATGTCTCGGTCGCCCATCCCGTCTGCGAACGGCTGTCGGGGATTGCCTATGAGGCGGCGCGTGCGACGGGGGTGACGGTTCATAAGGGCGGCACCTATCTGGCCATGGAGGGCCCGCAGTTTTCTTCGATCTCTGAGAGCAAAATGTATCGCGAGAGCTGGGGCTGTGATGTGATCGGCATGACCAACATGCCGGAGGCGAAACTCGCCCGCGAGGCGGAGATTTGCTACGCCTCTATTGCCATGGTCACCGATTACGACAGCTGGCACCCGGATCATGGCGCGGTGCAGATCACCGACATTCTCGCGACGCTCAAGGCCAACACCGCGCATGCAAAATCCCTCGTCGCGGCGCTTCCGGGGCTTTTGGGGGGCGTCTATGCCCCCTGCGAACATGGCTGCGACCGCGCGTTGGACTACGCAATCATGACCGCGCCGGAGAAACGCGATCCCGAGGTGGTCGAAAAACTTGCGACCGTCGCGGGGCGGGTATTGAACGGCTGA
- a CDS encoding DoxX-like family protein: MRILILGADGFIGRHIAVHFRTKGDHVIASARRVSRLSRMGFDTLRCDLASPEASTPAFWRENLRDVDAVVYAAGLLTGSEARFQAVHVTALQALLQTRPQTCPALFLSAVGIDEIDTPFARYRRDSERICREEDAIILRAGLVLGDTSYGGSSLARALAALPLITPQIGDGQQAFNPIHAADLAQSIDDLLSRAQPGQYEIGGTETVTQKDMLTAYRSWLGLGRSVALPLPRWLARGIGWVGDRMRLGPISSTAVDQLDAGVCATVILPENSPPARGFTQFLNARPAGTQDLWHARLYLLRPLLRLTLAFLWLFSAGLGLFLTPETFLPLLPGAPWPDGISVLMARLGGVVDLALGLALLRGWRPQLIAAAQFAMVATYTLAFTFLVPALWLLPLGGLLKNLPILVLIAISAILEDER; this comes from the coding sequence ATGCGCATTCTGATCCTCGGCGCCGATGGCTTCATCGGACGGCATATCGCGGTGCATTTTCGGACCAAGGGCGATCATGTCATCGCCTCCGCCCGACGGGTGTCGCGGCTGTCGCGCATGGGGTTTGACACGCTGCGGTGCGATCTGGCGTCCCCCGAGGCCAGCACGCCCGCGTTCTGGCGTGAAAACCTGCGTGACGTTGATGCGGTGGTTTACGCAGCAGGGCTTTTGACCGGATCGGAGGCACGGTTTCAGGCCGTCCATGTCACGGCGCTTCAGGCCCTGTTGCAAACCCGTCCCCAAACCTGCCCCGCGCTCTTTCTCTCGGCTGTCGGTATCGACGAAATCGACACCCCGTTTGCCCGCTACCGGCGCGACAGCGAGCGGATTTGCCGGGAGGAGGATGCGATCATTCTGCGCGCAGGGCTGGTTCTCGGGGACACCTCCTATGGCGGCTCGTCTTTGGCGAGGGCGCTCGCTGCCCTGCCCCTGATCACACCGCAGATCGGAGATGGTCAACAGGCGTTCAATCCGATCCATGCGGCGGATTTGGCCCAAAGCATCGACGACCTGTTGTCCCGCGCGCAACCCGGCCAATATGAGATTGGCGGGACGGAAACCGTCACCCAAAAGGACATGCTGACAGCCTATCGAAGTTGGCTGGGTCTCGGACGCAGTGTGGCCCTGCCCCTGCCGCGTTGGCTTGCGCGAGGGATCGGCTGGGTCGGCGACCGGATGCGACTTGGCCCGATTTCCTCGACGGCCGTCGATCAGCTCGACGCTGGCGTGTGCGCCACGGTGATCCTGCCCGAAAACAGCCCGCCCGCGCGAGGCTTCACGCAATTTCTCAATGCCCGTCCCGCTGGCACCCAGGACCTCTGGCACGCGCGGCTCTATCTGCTGCGCCCGCTGTTGCGCCTCACGCTGGCGTTCTTGTGGTTGTTTTCTGCGGGGCTCGGGCTCTTTCTCACCCCCGAGACCTTCCTGCCGCTGCTGCCCGGCGCACCTTGGCCCGATGGCATCTCCGTCTTGATGGCGCGGCTTGGCGGCGTGGTGGATTTGGCTTTGGGGTTGGCGTTACTGCGGGGCTGGCGGCCCCAACTGATCGCCGCCGCGCAGTTTGCCATGGTCGCCACCTACACGCTGGCCTTTACCTTTTTGGTCCCGGCGCTCTGGCTGTTGCCTTTGGGCGGGCTGCTCAAGAACCTGCCGATTTTGGTGCTCATCGCGATCTCCGCCATATTAGAGGACGAACGCTGA
- a CDS encoding DUF2269 domain-containing protein: protein MDWYLIAKWLHILSSTVLFGTGMGTAFQMVWAMHLHARTGRVETVHSVASGVVMADWLFTTPAGVFQPLSGLWLIHLAGYSLFEPWLIATYALYILAFCAWAPVVHLQIRIRDLAADAAAQQKPLPEQALRYYRIWFALGWPAFIALICVFWLMISKPDLGF from the coding sequence ATGGATTGGTATCTCATCGCAAAATGGCTCCATATTCTGAGCTCCACCGTGCTCTTCGGCACCGGCATGGGCACCGCGTTTCAGATGGTGTGGGCCATGCATCTCCATGCCCGCACCGGACGGGTCGAAACAGTCCATTCCGTGGCCTCGGGCGTGGTCATGGCTGATTGGCTTTTCACCACACCCGCCGGTGTTTTCCAGCCTTTGTCCGGTCTCTGGCTCATCCATCTGGCGGGCTATTCGCTGTTTGAGCCTTGGTTGATTGCCACCTATGCGCTCTACATTCTTGCCTTTTGCGCCTGGGCCCCGGTCGTGCATCTGCAAATCCGCATCCGTGATCTGGCGGCCGACGCGGCTGCGCAACAAAAGCCTTTGCCCGAACAGGCGCTGCGCTATTATCGCATCTGGTTTGCTCTGGGCTGGCCTGCTTTTATCGCGTTGATCTGTGTCTTTTGGCTCATGATCTCCAAACCCGATCTCGGTTTTTGA
- a CDS encoding LysE family translocator, with protein MPFELWLAFVAASTALLMIPGPTILLVLSYALTQGKRVAVATALGVALGDFIAMSASLLGLGALVMASATAFTVLKWAGAVYLFYLGFKMLKSAPQASLGAVEQMGHVSSKHVFLHASAVTALNPKSIGFFIAFVPQFLTPGAPLAPQFTLLIATFVGLATLNALAYALLASVMRKRIQRPRVMRNMTRAGGVALLGMGALTATLRRA; from the coding sequence ATGCCCTTTGAGCTTTGGCTGGCCTTCGTCGCCGCCTCCACCGCTTTGCTGATGATCCCCGGCCCGACGATCCTCTTGGTGCTCTCCTATGCGCTCACCCAGGGCAAACGTGTCGCCGTGGCCACGGCTTTGGGTGTCGCACTTGGGGATTTCATTGCCATGAGTGCCTCGCTTCTGGGCCTTGGCGCTTTGGTGATGGCGTCGGCCACGGCCTTTACCGTGCTCAAATGGGCGGGGGCCGTGTATCTGTTCTACCTTGGCTTCAAAATGTTGAAATCCGCACCGCAGGCGTCTCTGGGGGCGGTCGAACAGATGGGGCATGTCAGCTCCAAGCACGTTTTCCTTCACGCGAGCGCCGTCACCGCGCTGAACCCGAAATCCATCGGCTTTTTCATCGCCTTCGTGCCGCAGTTCCTCACGCCCGGCGCGCCGCTTGCGCCGCAATTCACGCTGCTCATTGCCACCTTCGTGGGCCTCGCCACGCTCAATGCGTTGGCCTATGCGCTTCTTGCCAGTGTCATGCGCAAACGCATCCAGCGCCCGCGTGTGATGCGCAACATGACCCGCGCGGGCGGTGTGGCGCTTTTGGGCATGGGCGCCTTGACCGCCACGCTACGCCGTGCCTGA
- a CDS encoding adenine phosphoribosyltransferase, translating to MKTVKDYIRTIVDFPHEGILFRDVTTLFADPRGMRLAIDQLLDPYVGMQIDKVVGLEARGFIIGGAIAHQLSIGFVPIRKKGKLPGAVISEEYKLEYGEAVVEVHDDAIQPGEKILVVDDLLATGGTAEAGIKLVERLGGEIVGCAFIIDLPELGGHKRLADLGYGIHTLCEFEGL from the coding sequence ATGAAAACCGTCAAGGATTACATCCGCACCATCGTCGATTTCCCACATGAAGGCATCCTGTTTCGCGATGTCACCACGCTTTTTGCCGACCCGCGTGGCATGCGGCTTGCGATTGACCAATTGCTCGATCCCTATGTGGGTATGCAAATCGACAAGGTCGTGGGACTTGAAGCGCGCGGATTTATCATCGGCGGCGCCATCGCGCATCAGCTCTCGATCGGCTTCGTTCCGATTCGCAAAAAAGGAAAGCTGCCCGGTGCAGTGATTTCTGAAGAGTACAAACTCGAATATGGCGAGGCCGTGGTCGAAGTGCATGACGATGCGATCCAGCCCGGCGAGAAAATCCTCGTGGTCGACGATCTTTTGGCCACCGGCGGCACGGCGGAGGCCGGGATCAAGCTGGTCGAGCGGCTGGGTGGCGAGATCGTGGGCTGTGCGTTTATCATCGACCTGCCGGAGCTGGGGGGGCACAAGCGGCTGGCTGATCTGGGCTATGGAATTCATACGCTTTGTGAATTTGAGGGGCTGTGA
- a CDS encoding FAD-binding oxidoreductase yields MIQPATPDFLASLEAALPPGTLRARRDGELEDPRGRYHGQAAVIACPATVEEVSTIVQACYEASVGIVPLGGGTGLVLGQIAHDGPAPVILSLEKMTKIRAVYPQENVIVAEAGAILADIQSAAQEAGRLFPLSLGAEGTCRIGGNLSTNAGGLNVLRYGNARELCLGIEAVLPDGQIFHGLKRLRKDNTGYDIRNLLIGAEGTLGVITAASLRLFPQPEHEAAAILIVPSPAAALELLNMAQGIAGEGISAFELISGMGLDFLAETVPDIRQPFAPPPEWCVLIDLGVSGASDPEAMLATLFERGFEAGLVTDGVIAQSEAQRQDFWILRETIPEGNKRIGSISSHDISIPLSRIADFIPEGIARLSQLGDVRVNAFGHLGDGNLHYNVFPAKGRDRSEYENIRFEVKRVVHDLVAEYDGSFSAEHGVGRLKAEDLEHYGDPGKLSAMRAIKEALDPKGIMNPGAVLRRPQN; encoded by the coding sequence ATGATCCAGCCTGCGACGCCCGACTTTCTTGCCTCTCTTGAGGCCGCCTTGCCACCCGGCACCCTGCGCGCGCGCCGTGACGGCGAGTTGGAAGACCCGCGCGGGCGCTACCATGGCCAAGCGGCGGTGATCGCCTGTCCTGCGACGGTCGAAGAGGTCTCGACCATCGTGCAGGCCTGTTACGAGGCCTCGGTCGGCATCGTGCCCCTGGGCGGCGGCACCGGATTGGTGCTGGGTCAGATCGCCCATGACGGCCCCGCGCCGGTCATCCTCTCATTGGAAAAAATGACCAAAATCCGCGCGGTCTATCCGCAGGAAAACGTCATCGTTGCGGAAGCCGGTGCAATCCTCGCCGACATCCAATCCGCAGCCCAAGAGGCCGGACGTCTGTTTCCTCTTTCTCTGGGCGCAGAGGGCACCTGTCGCATCGGCGGCAACCTGTCGACCAATGCGGGCGGGCTCAATGTCTTGCGTTACGGCAATGCGCGCGAGCTATGTCTGGGCATCGAGGCGGTCCTGCCCGACGGGCAGATTTTTCACGGCCTCAAACGCCTGCGCAAGGACAACACAGGCTATGACATTCGCAACCTGTTGATCGGGGCAGAAGGCACGCTGGGCGTGATCACGGCGGCCAGCCTGCGCCTCTTCCCGCAGCCGGAACACGAGGCCGCCGCGATCCTCATCGTGCCGTCCCCCGCCGCCGCCCTTGAGCTTTTGAACATGGCGCAGGGCATCGCGGGGGAAGGCATTTCGGCCTTTGAGCTGATCTCCGGCATGGGGCTCGATTTCCTTGCCGAGACTGTTCCCGATATTCGCCAGCCCTTCGCGCCCCCCCCCGAGTGGTGCGTGCTGATTGATCTCGGCGTGTCGGGCGCCTCCGACCCGGAGGCCATGCTCGCCACTCTGTTTGAGCGCGGCTTTGAAGCGGGACTGGTCACGGATGGGGTCATCGCCCAAAGCGAGGCGCAGCGGCAAGACTTCTGGATCCTGCGCGAGACGATCCCCGAAGGCAACAAACGCATCGGGTCGATTTCGTCGCATGACATTTCCATCCCACTGTCGCGCATCGCCGACTTCATCCCCGAGGGCATCGCGCGGCTGTCGCAACTGGGCGATGTGCGGGTGAATGCCTTTGGCCATCTGGGCGACGGCAACCTGCATTACAACGTCTTCCCGGCGAAGGGGCGTGATCGCTCCGAGTATGAAAACATCCGCTTTGAGGTAAAGCGGGTCGTGCATGATCTTGTCGCGGAGTATGACGGATCGTTCAGCGCGGAACATGGTGTCGGGCGGCTCAAGGCCGAAGACCTGGAGCACTATGGCGATCCGGGGAAACTCTCCGCGATGCGAGCGATCAAGGAGGCGCTCGACCCCAAGGGCATCATGAACCCGGGCGCGGTTTTGCGGCGACCTCAGAACTGA
- a CDS encoding MBL fold metallo-hydrolase, with the protein MQKIFGRPLFFSLALSIASTAAMAQEAERIPSHCRSLAGDTAPERLWRASFGAPVPQDTVRLHFIDHAMFAIKAGDVSVVTDYNGYIGNTLWAPDVVTMNQAHSSHYTNNVHGDVAHILEGWGAFGEGAEHDLDLGAMRIRNVPTDIRLGDSREPNGNSIFIFEAGGLCIGHLGHLHHEPTEEQYAAIGRLDVVMAPVDGGYTVPRDVMMRIVERFRSSIVIPMHYFSRYGLNDFLSGMEEEFAVVETHGSELLVSLDRLPGQPTIMVLEPQFLSD; encoded by the coding sequence ATGCAGAAGATATTTGGGAGGCCTCTATTTTTCAGCCTCGCTTTGTCCATCGCCTCCACGGCTGCCATGGCCCAAGAGGCCGAGCGCATCCCCAGCCATTGTCGCTCTCTTGCGGGTGACACGGCGCCCGAAAGACTATGGCGGGCCAGCTTCGGCGCGCCAGTGCCACAGGACACCGTGCGCCTCCATTTCATCGACCATGCGATGTTTGCCATCAAGGCGGGCGACGTGTCTGTGGTCACCGATTACAACGGCTATATCGGCAACACGCTCTGGGCGCCCGATGTGGTGACGATGAACCAAGCCCATTCCAGCCATTACACCAACAACGTCCACGGCGATGTCGCGCATATCCTTGAGGGCTGGGGCGCGTTTGGCGAAGGGGCTGAACACGACCTCGATCTCGGTGCCATGCGCATCCGCAATGTGCCGACCGATATTCGCCTCGGGGATAGCCGTGAGCCCAATGGCAATTCGATCTTCATTTTCGAGGCGGGGGGCCTGTGCATCGGTCACCTCGGCCATTTGCATCATGAGCCGACCGAGGAACAATATGCCGCCATCGGACGTCTGGACGTGGTCATGGCGCCGGTTGACGGTGGCTATACCGTGCCACGCGACGTGATGATGCGCATCGTTGAACGGTTTCGCTCCTCCATCGTCATCCCGATGCATTATTTCTCGCGCTACGGGCTAAACGATTTTCTGTCAGGGATGGAGGAAGAGTTCGCCGTGGTGGAAACCCACGGCTCCGAGTTGTTGGTCTCGCTCGACCGTTTGCCGGGGCAACCGACGATCATGGTGCTGGAGCCTCAGTTTCTTTCCGATTGA
- a CDS encoding helix-turn-helix transcriptional regulator → MKAPAQLIVHLKKHRQRAGLTQMELATQVEVSRKTINTVENGVFVPSTLLALRLAKCLGVSVEDVFQLPEDG, encoded by the coding sequence ATGAAGGCGCCCGCGCAGCTCATCGTTCATCTGAAAAAGCATCGCCAGAGGGCCGGGCTGACGCAGATGGAGCTGGCCACGCAGGTCGAGGTGAGCCGCAAGACCATCAACACGGTTGAGAACGGGGTCTTTGTGCCCTCGACACTCTTGGCCCTGCGTCTGGCGAAATGCCTCGGCGTGTCGGTGGAGGATGTGTTCCAATTGCCTGAGGACGGCTGA